The DNA window ACAGTCGACGGCATCCGTAGAGGAATTTGACCGCCGTCTGCCTGATTTGTTCGAGCGGTTACGTCTCGGCGACATGGTCATTGTGACGGGTGACCATGGGAGAGATTTCTCATTACCTGGACAGACGTCTACGCGAGAGTATGTTCCGGTCTTCGCGAGCGGCCCAAAACTAGCCCACGGCGTCGATTTGGGAACGAGGCCAACTGCGGCGGATGTAGGGCAGACGATTGTGGAGGCACTTCGAGCCGAGCGGCTGCCGGTCGGTGAGAGTTTCTTGGATGCGCTCCGACCAGGGTAGTCTTGAGTGAGGAGTGAAAGGTACGCGTGAGCGGTGAAGCGTGAGATGAAGGGCGAGGAAGGATAGGCGAGGAAGGATAGGATGGCGTAGGAACGTGTCCCATGATGACAGACTAAAAGAGCTCGGACTCATCCTGCCGGCTCCGCCGAAGCCGGTGGCGAATTACGTGCCTGTTATCAGGGTTGGTGACCTCTTGTTCCTCTCGGGAGTGCTGCCTTCGCGCGATGGCCAGCTTGTGATGACCGGCAAGCTCGGAGGGGATCTCACAGTCCAACAGGGGGTTGAGGCAGCGAGGATGGCGGCGCTGAATGGCCTAAGTATCATCCGGAGCGAAGCCGGATTGCTGGATCGGGTCAAGCGGATCGTCAAAATGGTCGGCTATATCGCCTCGGCTCCCGGCTTTACCGATCAACCGCAAGTTCTCAACGGCGCATCTGATCTGCTTGTTTCCGTGTTCGGAGAAGCAGGTCGACATGCTCGGGTAGCCGTCGGTGCCGCGGAGTTGCCATGCATGGCTCCCGTCGAAATCGAGCTGATCGTGGAGCTGTATTCGTCGTAAGTCACCCACCACCTAGGGAAAGCCCTAGTTTTCACCCTCAGGGGTTTACCGAGACCACGGCACGCGGTACACTGTCTCTTCCTGACGCTGCTTCTCTTGAGTCTAAGGACTCCTCCATGCATGAGATCAAGACCACTCTCCTCCTTCCAAAGCGTTTGTCCTTGATTCAGAACAATGTGATCGTCCGGAGACGATATCGGCAATGAAGCGAGAACCGCCGAAGCCAATCCCTCCCACTGGTGTGACCTGCAACGTATGAATCAGCAGACTTGGAACTCCGTGGGTGAATTGCACCAGGCCGGCCTGTCCCACGAGTGGTATTTTCGGACTTCCAAGTCGCTTGTCGCGAGGGGGAGCCGTCCTTGCTTCGATGAAGCAGCACGCCCGGCACTAGGTCGCTCAAAGCCTAGCCGCGGTTGCAATGTTCATCTGTTCGCTCGCCCTGCCTGGGTATCTCTGCCACGAGCGAGCGCTTTCTGCCATACCATCGGACAAGTCGATGGTGCTGCATACGGCCGTCTCGTTTGTGTTGCTGAGTCTTGCCCTCCTCTGTCTCCGGCCCGATCGAGGCTTGGTGAAAACGGCGACAGCCGGCACAGGGGGAGGCTCGATGCTCCAACGTACGGTTCCGATGATGGGAGGGATGGTCCTCGCCATCGAATGGGTCTATCTGATGAGAGAAACGACCGGATGCCGCTCCGGTCTCCGATGAGTCTTGCGAGGTTGATATGACCCAGTCCACCGCCGAATCCGATTACCCGACCATTCTCGTTGTCGACGATGATCCGGCCGCCTTGTGCGTGAAGAGCCGACTGCTCGGCCGGCAGAGTTACCGAATCATTGAAGCGAGCAACGGCGCCGATGCGCTCGCCGTCGCCGCCGCAAAACGGCCGGCTCTCATCCTGCTTGACGTCAACCTATCGGACGTCAGCGGATTTGACGTCTGTCGGTTGCTTAAGACTCAGCCTGAGACGAAGCACATCAAAATACTACAGACCTCCGCCGCCCGCGTCCACGCACCGGATCGAGTGAAAAGTCTGGAAGTCGGCGCGGATGCCTACCTGGTCGAACCGGCGGAAGAGGAGGAATTGCTCGGCACTGTGCGGGCCTTGCTCGCTCTGGCCAACCAC is part of the Nitrospira sp. genome and encodes:
- a CDS encoding RidA family protein, whose amino-acid sequence is MSHDDRLKELGLILPAPPKPVANYVPVIRVGDLLFLSGVLPSRDGQLVMTGKLGGDLTVQQGVEAARMAALNGLSIIRSEAGLLDRVKRIVKMVGYIASAPGFTDQPQVLNGASDLLVSVFGEAGRHARVAVGAAELPCMAPVEIELIVELYSS